Genomic window (Nymphaea colorata isolate Beijing-Zhang1983 chromosome 1, ASM883128v2, whole genome shotgun sequence):
GCTTGATCGGCTTCGGAGCTCGTTTTCACTTCTCCATCCCCAGAGATTTTTCTCATCAACAAACAAAGGAACAGAAAATCGATTGGCTGCTCTACGAattcaataaaataatatttgagTGCACCTGGGAAAGTCATTCTTTGTCCATCTTCTtctcaatttcatttttttgcgtTGGGTTACTCCTACTTTGTGCTGCACCAatcaaaatactaaaaattcAACCGAGTTTTTATATGGGATTTTGAAATCGGCCAAAGCTCCCACCCAACCTGTCATCGAAATCAATATATCAAACTAGACGAGGGTATATATTTTGCATTAAGCTTTCGAGGATCTCATTCAAGACTTACTTGAACTGCTACTCAACAGAAAATAAGGGCTTCGGTTTCCAGCCATAGGGGTAGAGGAAGGCAAAAGCGAGATTTTCATCGTTTGTGGATCACTCGGATAAATGCAGTAACCCGCGAGAATGGGGTACCCTATAGTCGATTAATACACTATCTGCGCAAGAAGCAGCTCCTTCTTAATCGTAAAATACTTGCACAAATAGCTATATCAAATAGGAATTGCCTTTACATGATATGCCTATGACTAGCTTAAGATGCACTATAGGGTTCCTGTTTGTGGAATGTCTTGCATGTCGACATTGAGGAAGCAGGACGTGGTCAAGAACATAAGATGCAAATGGAAATCCGTTCACACCCTTGTTTAGTTAAGAAAAACACATACTATAGCGAAGGAAATGTCGCACATACTATTGTTTGCGGTTCAAAAAAAAGAGCATTAAGAATGTAACTAAAGACACATTATCGATACAACACTCAatccaaccagctatgctatggcTTTTGCAGACATCCTTTGGAATGCAATGATCTACGATCATATGGCCTTCTGCAAAGACGTCGTCAAGACATAAAAAGCATCGGCAACACCGGTGGGCTTGAATTAGCAATCAATTTCTGATTCGTTCAAGTTCGTTTGGCCTTCTTGATCTGTAGCATCAATAAGTTGcatcaaaaaagaagaaaaaagcaggGTTCGGATCGTGAATCTTAAGATAGTTGGCTAACTTGGTTCATTTGGATCGGTTAACTTTGTCGCAAGGCCAATTAATCGAGCAGTAGGACACCGTTCGTGAACGAGAGAGACGGGCCGTGAAGATTAATTTTCACATAGACAGGCAACTACAACAGTAGCTGCATAATAAATGAAGCATCCACCTCTCACAGCGAATTAAGTGCAGTAAAACTCTATGGTTCTCAAAGAAATTAAGATTCGTGCTACACTTGTAAGAGCAAGAATGCAACACATGTATCTGCTTTCCAACCGACGATTCTGAGATTGTTAACCTGTAACGCGAATCTCAAGCCCACTGGCCCATTAAATACAGCAGGATCGAAAGCTCTGAATCTTATCCATCGAAGTaatctctccgtctctctctaaCTTGTGAACTTTTTGTTCAAGTGTGAATTTCTTTGTTCAAGTGTGAATTAAGAAAGGTGtgaatagggatgtcaatatattcgattacttttatgatttttgtgATAGAAAAACTTATAccattttcataaatttatgatCCAATTCCGATTTTTATTTAACGTTAATTGGACTTTTAATAAACAACTGAATCTAAAGCCTAAACCACGTTATGATATGCTACGAACTGTAACTTTAAAGTGTATGGACATTGGATGTTAcaggatatttatttgaaactgaatcctatttcaaatttgaatcggACAATTGTGTACTTATTTAAAACAATTTCTGAATCCGAATATGGAGgggatgtcatttttttaaatccGAGTCCAATCCGATTTTTCATCAAATTACAAAAGGATGTTCATCAAATCATGTCACCCCATTTCACACAAGAAAATCCAAAACTGAGCTCAGGACGGGCTATTTTCTTCATTAGCTTCGCATTTGTATTCCCCACAAGCaaaaatgttattttgattgtatACGAAAATACAAAAACGATTGTACAGTGAATACAAGCAATACCCTCACTCTTCCTACCACTTAATATGTCCCTAAACATCCCCTAATTTTAATGCAGCTATAGACATATATAGCTCCATTAAGATCCCACGCATTTATATATACAGTAATGGGTATATCAACAGGCCAATCCAGACATCCACATCAAAGtattaattgagagagatttcttatatttttggtatatctgtatatatatattcatctgACATCTTGTCTGCAAATTGGGCAGGAGCCTTCTAATATGAGCCACCGATCTATGCAGCCCACATGGAAATGGTGCCTGCATTTAGGCAAACTCCGAGCGCTGTCCCCTTCACTCAGTTCCTGCTCAAAAATTAGGAATACTACCCAATGTAACTATGAAGTGAAgaagatcatatatatataaatgcttTTACGTTTTGTTAAGGAAGACTAACCTGGAGACAGATACTGCAAGGGGCCTGGTTCTCTCCGGCGCCGGCGTTTCTCTTCCTGCCAACAACAAATTCCGGCAGCCTGGTGATGGAATCAGAAGACATCCCCTTTGTTGCGCTTACATCAAAGAGACTGGTGAGATCCTCATAACTCATGTCCACCGCGCTGGCCTGCAACAATGTCTATGACTCTTCTCAATCTTTGTCCCTCAGTAGACATATAGGTATAATTTAAACACTTCACAAATTAATAAGCTTCAACGCAATCAAAACCTAAAACCATATTCTAAGTGCCAGTTTGACGGGCCGGATTCCAGCATTCGCCGGGAAGTTTTTCCCCTGAACAGTGGAATTCAGGTGGTGTATGTGTTTCGGTCACTACAAAGGCCGACCTTGCCATGCCCAAGGGGGTTGGCTATGAGATTGGGTAGGTGCTGTCAATCAACGTTTTGAATCCTCGGGGTGCCAACTCATGATTGTGCTGCAAATGATGGGctgacattcaagttgaagcGTAATGGAGGTAGCATCTCCAAGCACCAAAACAGACCCTATACCTTAAGGGATGAGAGGTTCGGTGGAAGTTTCGGCCTTCTTCGGGTGGTGGGTCAAACCTCATTCATCCGAAAGCCCAATCTTGCCCGATTTGGTGTTactaataaattttagtttaaacTTAGAAACACTGGCTtccatagtttttttcttttaggagTAGCTTTCAACATGTTAATTGGGAGCAGCTTTCACAACAATAATTAGGAGACAGTAGCTTTCATCATATTAATTAGGATGCATGCCTTTTGAAAGGGCGATGTCTTGGAAAAGGTACCTTCCTCAGGGGGCGGAAAGGTTCGTTCCTCAGGGCATAAAGATCATGCTCGTGAGTTTATTATGGTGCTGCTCTATTGGATGCATCTTCTGTTCATGGAGGAAAAGTGGTATAGCAGAAACCACCATCATGGCTTTTAGTAGTCCTGCAACTTCTAGTAATTTATTGGGCACCAACTGATCAAAGTTTATTTCttgtcttttaattttcttccctttttgttGGCTTAATTGAATAATCATATTATTTACTCTTTAATTTAGTATGATCAGTAGTATGAGTTTCTTTACACGAAGTAGTTAGATTTATCAAAAAAAGATCAGTAGACGGTGAAAACTTATTTACCTGCCGTCTATATGCTGCTACGATCACCCGTCTCATTCGTTCTTGGAAGAATTTGCCACTGAGCAAGCTACTAAAGATGGCCATCTGCATCATCCACAACAAAGTATGATATAATTAGCGTCTATACATATgcttttttatatgaaaatactAACCATCTAGTGAGACATGACCACGACCACCCAGCCAGCGTTTGATGTTCTTGCTGAATTTTCTCTTCCTCGTTTACTGGGCAATCTTATGCTTCGCCTTGGGAATTGAACTAAGCCTTGGGAATTGTACTAAGCCTTGGGACTAGTAAGTGGAAAGAAAGCCAGAATGATTTGTATGCTATTTTGGGATTGgtttcttgcttcttttctttatcattcttacttttcctttctttgtttctttgttttttcttttttttttcttttatacaaaCCTTCTTCCCCACCCTAAAATTGGTGGATCCTAAGGAGCAAAAGAGACcttaaaaaccaaaaatgaaCGTGGTTGTCCTTCTATGTCATAtttacttcattttttaaacttaagtCTACCATATagattcaattaaaaaaaaattgaacttaaaAATTTCATGACTAAATTGTGCATACGATCTTGCGATCGTTAAATTGCATTCACAACATCAATCTTGAATAGCTGATGAAGCAAGCACGAACAAGCTAGGATGATGACCAACGGGCTGGGCTTGGGTTGGCACTATCATAAACATGAGCCCACCTTGAACTTTTGGTCAGTTTGTTTGGGTTGAAGCATTACACTTTTAACGTTCTTCAACTTAAAAGCTTGCGTCGTAAATCTAATTGATAAATAACCAGATGAATAAGAAGATTGATAGTGATTGGAAAATTAATTACCAAGGAAAATGGTCCGCCGGAGATGGTGGAGTCGAGAATCTCGATGGACACAATCACGCCATTGAAGGCTCCAACTTTTGCACCTTGAGCGCACCCAATCTCTGCAGTTTGGCCGCGCACCGCACCAACCCCCAGCCCCACGATCGCACCAACTGCGGTACACGCACATTTGCAGCTTTTGTTTAATACATGCATCGCTTGCTCCCAACATTAATTGGGATTTGTTAATGCTGTCACTTTGTGTCAcgttcaattcattttttttgtaccaCTTGCTTCCTTTTAGTGGTCTACTAACGATGATTCTGCCCATTCAGACAGGTTATCTAACCAAGTTTGTCAATCCAAAGTGGATGGATGCAGGGACGGAGTTTGGAATTTTTAACGATGACAACTCGaattatatattcaaaattttgatacaaGCTAAAATATCgtttttcaaaatatgtatatagaatgcatatttattaaaaatttatatgtaaacttttttaataaaagtttTAAGAAGAGTCAAGACTCTGCCCACTCCTTGCTCTACAAAGATGAAAATACTcatcacctttttcttattattttttcttagtCATCCATCATGAATCGAACGACTTTAATTAAATGGTTGTATGAGTCTAAAAAGTCAGAGttaccatttaatttttttactcaCACAAAAAAAAGCATACAGAGAGGCAGGGAcagtctctttctcttcttaatTGTCCTCGGAACATGGCATGTGTAATATGGACCAACACTACAAAGGACGGCTTATGGGAATGACAGGAGAACGCGGCTCCAATCGTTACTGTATCTCAAAGAGTTTCTGCAAACACGGCGGCATAACCTTGTTAGATACTTGAGTTAATGCTCAAGCACTGCCACTTACGGAATCGCACTGCATTTTATTGCATGTTCATACTCTATAACACAACTTAGCGTACAGGGGATGCGACTCTATGCGGCATATTCAGCAATTGCTGCAATGGTATTCAACAATTGCTCATAGTTGAAACAGCTTAATGGGCAGCCCTGTTTTCACCTCTGAAATGTTCAGAAGGCCCTTTCTAGTTCAACTATTTTGAATCTGCACAGCTTTTCCGAGATGATCAAACACCACTGTCAGACACAAAGAGATGATGCTTACCTAAAGCAAACGCAGAGGTCAGTGCCGCCAAAGTGAAGCCCTTGAGTATCTTCCATGCAACTCGCACGGTCACACTCTCCATGAACACCAGCCGCAGCACCACAGCTGCAACAATCTTTTCCCCTTGTAGGCCCACCGATCAAGAGAAGAATGCTGGTTGGGAGCTGCAATTCAATGGAAAGAGTTGATGCGGAGTCCCTTACAAGTAAAGGGgcaggaagaggaagaacatGGAGGGGAGAGAGATGGGAGGGGGAAGTTGCTGGTTTTGGGCTTATGGGAGAGAGTGGTGCTGTGGCAAGGGTGAAGTCTTGCATTTATAGCTAAACTGGTCTGATCTTCTCCCCTTGCAGAAGCCTCACATGAAGAAGTAGCTTTCTTACAGGAAGATTAGTATGGTGGGGAATTAATGGTCCCCTGCTTAGTGGATGGTGCCACTTGATAATAGATCCATCATTTTATCAACTTGGGTGTATGGGCGTCCATCCTCTATGAGTTGGAAGACTGTAAATGATCATTTAATAGCTTGATTAGGAGATCCAGTCCGACTCTGTGCTCCTGTAGTTAACCTCCTTCACCCTTATCGACATCTAGAACATCAACAAGTTGCATTCTCGGTAAAATCTGATGTTGTTGAGGAAGAATatccaaagaaagaaggaacTCGCTAGGATCGATGCCAAGAGAAACGGTACTTTTATCTCCTTTAGAACTTAGATTCGGAGC
Coding sequences:
- the LOC116252833 gene encoding NEP1-interacting protein 2-like isoform X2, with translation MESVTVRVAWKILKGFTLAALTSAFALVGAIVGLGVGAVRGQTAEIGCAQGAKVGAFNGVIVSIEILDSTISGGPFSLMAIFSSLLSGKFFQERMRRVIVAAYRRQASAVDMSYEDLTSLFDVSATKGMSSDSITRLPEFVVGRKRNAGAGENQAPCSICLQELSEGDSARSLPKCRHHFHVGCIDRWLILEGSCPICRQDVR
- the LOC116252833 gene encoding NEP1-interacting protein 2-like isoform X1; the protein is MESVTVRVAWKILKGFTLAALTSAFALVGAIVGLGVGAVRGQTAEIGCAQGAKVGAFNGVIVSIEILDSTISGGPFSLMAIFSSLLSGKFFQERMRRVIVAAYRRQTLLQASAVDMSYEDLTSLFDVSATKGMSSDSITRLPEFVVGRKRNAGAGENQAPCSICLQELSEGDSARSLPKCRHHFHVGCIDRWLILEGSCPICRQDVR